One part of the Treponema sp. OMZ 787 genome encodes these proteins:
- a CDS encoding leucine-rich repeat protein, whose protein sequence is MAKCKVCGFRLADKMKKCPMCGAIAGSTKAGNIAKDANLLKYLCPSCKAEIISEHRYCPHCGIELKEAAKRAVSAADKGKILKLAADYLKLKKNRVLAWGVLGLDALTALFFIFQGKQRKEEHGNSEELTYAERNTKQDTVIISKPTVDNAANALSRIKETSLEAFRYEIRDDKYILTGLKDTTLTDIVIPSVFSEIGEEAFKKCEDLTNVTISDSISIIADSAFYKCSDLTNITIPNSVTKIGRSTFSFCSGLKTVTIPDSATKIDEYAFYGCESLTNITIPNSVTKIGESTFSFCSGLKTVIIPDSVTKIGEGAFYGCARLTDVTIPKSVKIIGEYAFAHCNSLKNVSFENPNITKSDIKRVFGNLPSFKEIKIGNKVVYLN, encoded by the coding sequence ATGGCAAAATGTAAAGTATGCGGCTTCCGTCTTGCTGATAAAATGAAAAAATGCCCGATGTGCGGAGCAATAGCAGGAAGTACAAAAGCCGGAAATATTGCCAAAGATGCAAATTTGCTGAAATATCTTTGCCCGTCATGTAAGGCAGAGATTATCAGCGAGCATCGGTATTGCCCCCATTGCGGTATTGAGTTGAAAGAAGCGGCAAAAAGAGCTGTAAGTGCGGCAGATAAAGGAAAAATTCTGAAATTGGCAGCAGATTATCTAAAATTGAAAAAAAATCGTGTGCTTGCATGGGGAGTTTTAGGGCTCGACGCGCTGACGGCATTATTTTTTATTTTTCAAGGGAAACAAAGAAAGGAAGAACACGGGAATAGCGAAGAACTTACGTATGCAGAACGTAATACAAAACAAGATACTGTGATAATTTCAAAGCCTACTGTAGACAATGCAGCAAATGCTTTAAGCAGAATAAAAGAAACATCGCTTGAAGCGTTTAGGTATGAAATACGTGATGATAAGTATATTCTAACAGGATTAAAAGATACTACTCTTACGGACATAGTTATTCCAAGTGTATTTTCTGAAATAGGTGAAGAGGCTTTTAAAAAATGTGAAGATTTAACAAATGTAACAATTTCTGATTCTATCAGTATCATTGCAGATAGTGCCTTTTATAAATGTTCAGACTTAACAAATATAACGATTCCTAATTCTGTTACTAAAATAGGAAGATCGACTTTTAGCTTTTGTTCAGGTCTAAAAACTGTAACAATTCCTGATTCTGCTACTAAAATAGATGAATATGCTTTTTATGGATGTGAAAGTTTAACAAATATAACAATTCCTAATTCTGTTACTAAAATAGGAGAATCGACTTTTAGCTTTTGTTCAGGTCTAAAAACAGTAATAATACCTGATTCTGTTACTAAAATAGGAGAAGGAGCTTTTTATGGGTGTGCAAGATTAACAGATGTAACTATTCCGAAATCTGTTAAAATAATAGGAGAATATGCTTTTGCTCATTGTAATTCTCTGAAGAATGTATCGTTTGAAAATCCAAATATAACAAAATCTGATATTAAGCGTGTGTTTGGAAATTTGCCTAGCTTTAAGGAAATAAAAATAGGGAATAAAGTGGTATACTTAAACTAA
- a CDS encoding ATP/GTP-binding protein, translated as MILEFSIANTFSISEKQTISFEAVINDPETDARHYAECGGKKILKLACIYGANAAGKTKMLEALQFYISFLLSSFTELEPNEDIGVVPFKFDPHFQNRPSDFELIFYIKDTETAQYIRYDYNIQLTTEKVLYESLFYAPKGQKKRIFERSESNKIKWGSDITGAKKILEDMTRPNCSVISTGAQIQHPLLKLFYDSIYLGFRGMVQPSFSENLSDYIFTKVEKDSGFKNILTNLLSASDIGSINNIQIISRDVPGALMKQFPVEIQKEIEESNWKIKKLMLNHNYNNTDYSLPLSLESAGTKKLMELSLPLYHLIVFKSVVLIDELESSLHQELIELFLDLFLEISDHSQLLFTTHNQDLLDSGLLRDDEVWFCYKTPEGNSVYNSITDYKGIRKEASRKKLYNADKFGALPNVNINLLKELFYAEKNRKNTK; from the coding sequence ATGATCCTTGAATTTTCTATTGCAAATACCTTTTCCATCAGCGAAAAACAAACTATCAGCTTTGAAGCTGTAATAAATGATCCTGAAACCGATGCACGGCATTATGCGGAGTGCGGAGGTAAAAAAATCCTTAAGCTTGCATGTATTTACGGGGCAAATGCCGCCGGAAAAACAAAGATGCTTGAAGCACTGCAATTTTATATAAGTTTTCTGCTCAGCTCATTTACAGAATTAGAGCCGAATGAAGATATTGGGGTTGTTCCATTCAAATTTGATCCGCATTTTCAGAATCGACCAAGCGACTTTGAATTGATTTTTTATATAAAAGATACGGAAACGGCACAATATATTCGGTATGACTATAACATACAGCTTACAACGGAAAAAGTTCTCTATGAATCATTATTTTATGCCCCGAAAGGACAAAAAAAACGTATTTTTGAGCGAAGTGAAAGTAATAAAATAAAATGGGGCAGTGATATTACCGGGGCAAAAAAAATACTTGAGGATATGACCAGGCCTAATTGTTCAGTTATTTCTACCGGAGCACAAATTCAACATCCGCTGTTAAAGCTTTTTTATGATAGCATATATCTTGGTTTTAGAGGTATGGTACAGCCCTCATTTAGTGAGAATTTATCCGATTATATTTTTACTAAAGTTGAAAAAGATTCTGGTTTTAAAAATATACTAACTAATTTGCTTTCGGCTTCAGACATAGGCAGTATTAATAATATACAAATAATATCAAGAGATGTTCCCGGTGCATTGATGAAACAGTTTCCTGTTGAAATTCAAAAAGAAATAGAAGAAAGTAATTGGAAAATAAAAAAATTGATGCTTAATCATAATTATAATAATACTGATTACTCACTACCGCTTTCATTGGAATCAGCCGGTACTAAAAAACTAATGGAGTTGTCATTACCCTTATACCATCTTATCGTATTTAAATCAGTAGTCTTAATTGACGAACTCGAATCATCTCTTCACCAAGAGTTGATAGAATTATTTTTAGATCTTTTTCTTGAGATATCTGATCATTCTCAACTGCTTTTTACAACCCATAATCAAGATTTGCTGGATTCCGGACTGTTGCGTGATGATGAAGTGTGGTTTTGCTATAAAACACCGGAAGGTAATAGTGTTTATAACAGTATTACTGACTATAAAGGAATTAGAAAAGAAGCCTCCCGTAAAAAACTCTATAATGCAGATAAATTTGGTGCCTTGCCCAATGTCAATATTAATTTATTAAAAGAATTATTTTATGCCGAGAAAAACAGGAAAAATACCAAGTAA
- a CDS encoding DUF4469 domain-containing protein has protein sequence MCSRYFLTQKNNEIISYGKSLRVSGNRIRILGTLEDCGVYCVPQDGSEPIKVKEEHIFTNTPSLVEFFVPAELEKDKEYAIRICTQFSSGAVPVKDLRTAETDFYLKAV, from the coding sequence ATATGTAGCAGATACTTCTTAACTCAAAAAAACAATGAGATTATTAGCTACGGAAAGTCGCTTAGGGTTTCGGGAAACCGAATCCGCATTCTAGGTACATTGGAAGACTGCGGTGTGTACTGTGTACCTCAAGACGGTTCGGAGCCTATAAAGGTAAAAGAAGAACATATCTTTACCAACACTCCTTCGTTGGTGGAATTCTTTGTTCCTGCCGAACTTGAAAAAGATAAAGAATACGCCATCCGTATTTGCACTCAGTTCTCGTCGGGTGCAGTACCCGTCAAGGATCTCCGCACTGCGGAAACGGATTTTTATCTAAAAGCCGTATAG
- a CDS encoding response regulator transcription factor — MNKILIIEDDNALAEGLARALSGEYSNVETAYNLRKAQEKINEKKYDLIILDINLPDGNGFDFLSKIRNSIGSKIILLTANDMEADVVTGLELGADDYITKPFSLAVLRARVKNQLKKIESGSKIIKIDRYNFDFENMIFLENYQRIEISKTEQKLLQCLIKNAGITLTRDKLIDYIWSDDEYVFENALSVTVKRLRDKLHAYDYIKTVYGIGYMWSNNE; from the coding sequence ATGAATAAAATACTTATTATTGAAGATGATAATGCTCTTGCTGAAGGCTTGGCTAGAGCCTTGAGTGGAGAGTACAGTAATGTAGAAACTGCCTATAATCTTAGAAAGGCTCAAGAAAAAATAAATGAGAAAAAATATGATTTAATTATTTTAGATATAAATTTACCTGATGGCAATGGCTTTGACTTTCTTTCTAAAATACGCAATAGTATTGGCTCAAAAATTATCTTATTGACTGCGAACGATATGGAAGCTGATGTAGTAACCGGCTTGGAGTTAGGGGCTGATGATTATATTACTAAACCATTTAGTTTAGCTGTCTTACGGGCTAGAGTCAAGAATCAATTAAAAAAAATAGAATCAGGTTCAAAAATAATTAAAATAGATAGGTATAATTTTGATTTTGAAAATATGATTTTCTTAGAAAACTATCAAAGAATTGAAATAAGTAAAACCGAACAAAAATTATTACAGTGCTTAATTAAAAATGCCGGAATAACATTGACTAGAGATAAGTTAATAGACTATATTTGGAGTGATGATGAATATGTTTTTGAAAATGCCTTATCTGTTACTGTTAAGCGCCTTAGAGATAAGCTTCATGCATATGATTATATTAAAACCGTTTATGGTATAGGTTATATGTGGTCAAATAATGAATAG
- a CDS encoding sensor histidine kinase KdpD: protein MNSIFFIIGIIFFTISIFIVVLNKYKVKKILSSISSMIDKAISGSFTEEHFNETKLSQIENKLAQYLLLSQRVSKNLTYEKEKIKVLITDISHQTKAPTSNIILYLELLQEEKLSESSSQYLHFIKSQTQKLNFLLESLIKISRLETGMISLNSKKRDIMPMIKRLVVEYSKTAETKGLKITLEENKSDATFDEKWTEEAIGNIIDNAIKYTEHGSIKIRIKDYEFFSCIEIEDTGIGISENDQPKIFSRFYRTEQSGIKEGIGVGLYLSRQILQQQGGYIKVSSTLNCGSVFSVFVPK, encoded by the coding sequence ATGAATAGTATTTTTTTTATAATAGGAATTATTTTTTTTACCATTTCTATTTTTATTGTTGTATTAAATAAATATAAGGTAAAAAAAATATTAAGTAGTATTTCAAGTATGATAGATAAGGCAATATCCGGCTCTTTTACTGAGGAGCATTTTAATGAAACAAAATTATCACAAATTGAAAATAAACTTGCTCAATATCTTTTACTTTCACAAAGAGTCTCCAAAAATTTGACCTACGAAAAAGAGAAAATAAAAGTACTTATTACAGATATATCTCATCAAACGAAAGCTCCTACTTCAAACATTATTTTATATTTAGAACTATTACAAGAAGAAAAACTCTCTGAATCATCTTCTCAGTATTTACATTTTATTAAATCTCAAACTCAAAAACTTAATTTTCTACTTGAATCCTTAATTAAAATTTCCAGACTTGAAACAGGCATGATAAGTTTAAATTCAAAAAAAAGAGATATTATGCCTATGATTAAACGGCTTGTTGTTGAATATAGTAAAACTGCTGAAACAAAAGGCCTAAAAATAACATTGGAAGAAAATAAATCCGATGCAACTTTTGATGAAAAATGGACAGAAGAAGCTATTGGAAATATCATTGATAATGCAATTAAGTATACAGAGCATGGAAGTATAAAAATTAGGATAAAAGACTATGAATTTTTTTCATGCATTGAAATAGAAGATACAGGTATAGGGATATCTGAAAATGATCAACCTAAAATATTTTCTCGATTTTACAGAACAGAGCAATCCGGAATAAAAGAAGGAATCGGTGTCGGCCTTTATCTTAGCCGCCAAATCTTACAACAACAAGGCGGATATATAAAAGTTTCATCTACCTTAAATTGTGGATCTGTATTTTCAGTTTTTGTTCCAAAATAA
- a CDS encoding ABC transporter ATP-binding protein, whose protein sequence is MSLLETKGLKKIYGSGDNAVNALDEINITIEDGEFAAVVGTSGSGKSTLLHMLGGLDRPSSGKVLIGGKDIFSFKDEELTIFRRRKIGFVFQAYNLVPSLNVYENIILPLELDGEKIDNDFLNKIISTLSIEEKLDSLPNQLSGGQQQRVAIARALISKPMILLCDEPTGNLDSKTSQDVLSLLKVSSERFSQTMIMITHNEAIAQIADRIIRIEDGKIQLK, encoded by the coding sequence ATGAGTTTATTGGAGACAAAAGGCCTAAAAAAAATATACGGCAGCGGTGATAATGCTGTCAATGCTTTAGATGAAATAAATATTACTATTGAAGATGGAGAATTTGCGGCTGTTGTAGGCACTTCAGGTTCAGGTAAATCTACTCTGCTTCATATGCTGGGCGGTTTAGACAGGCCTTCTTCCGGAAAAGTTCTTATAGGCGGAAAGGATATTTTTTCTTTTAAAGATGAAGAGTTGACAATTTTTCGACGCCGTAAAATAGGATTTGTGTTTCAGGCTTATAATCTTGTGCCTTCTTTAAATGTTTATGAAAATATTATACTTCCGCTTGAATTGGATGGAGAAAAAATTGATAATGACTTTTTAAATAAAATCATATCGACTCTTAGTATAGAAGAAAAATTAGACAGTCTTCCAAATCAACTCTCCGGAGGTCAGCAGCAAAGAGTTGCTATTGCACGTGCTTTAATATCCAAACCTATGATTTTGCTTTGCGATGAACCTACCGGAAATCTTGATTCCAAAACTTCTCAAGATGTTTTAAGCTTATTGAAAGTTTCAAGTGAAAGATTTTCACAAACTATGATTATGATAACTCATAATGAGGCTATTGCTCAAATTGCCGATCGTATTATAAGAATTGAGGATGGTAAAATTCAATTAAAATAA
- a CDS encoding ABC transporter permease: MSVFLFLILCTGFLIIYNVFQISVNEDIRYYGLLKTIGVTSRQLRKIVGLQALVLSCIGIPIGLFAGYVLGAFLVPMIISQGNLSYKAMTISFSPFIFLSATVFSLFTVFFSCIRPAKIAGKVSPVEAAGYYRGDVLKKKSRKTRGSKIYRMAFANIGRNKAKTLFILLSLSFSVLLFYTVFTLVKGMDSEKYLNREICADFIVGSSSYFRFQPNDRNSLDQSLIEYIKKNTEQSIQGCSYVMSDSLLSDCRIDKDCHIIIQGLDTDLFSKLTVVEGDLFSLEQGRENMIAIVAYQDDYGNIVGEYPKIGDVVTVNYKNTNSEHTVMYKIAAIVKMPYSMGTRFKIRNSYKAVLHADVLRKDSGSELQPLFYLFDVFDKDSELKTEAFLNWLSKNVHSDILYESKTLARKKFNEFKSVFFILGNCLCFVVGLIGVLNFFNGLMTSILSRRKELAVLQAVGMTGRQLKRLLIYESLYMCTGIFIFSSCFILCVAPIFGNLMQKIFWFFTYKFSPAPLYILIPIFGIMGVILPCIIYSYIRKKTIVERLRDI; this comes from the coding sequence ATAAGTGTCTTTTTATTTTTAATTCTGTGTACCGGTTTCCTTATTATTTACAATGTGTTTCAAATTTCCGTAAATGAAGATATACGGTATTACGGCTTATTAAAAACAATAGGAGTAACTTCTCGCCAGTTAAGAAAAATTGTCGGATTGCAGGCTTTGGTCCTATCATGTATCGGTATACCGATAGGTCTTTTTGCAGGGTATGTACTTGGCGCCTTTTTAGTGCCGATGATTATTTCGCAAGGAAATTTAAGTTATAAAGCGATGACAATAAGTTTTTCTCCTTTTATTTTTTTAAGTGCAACTGTATTTTCGCTTTTTACCGTGTTTTTTTCATGTATTCGTCCTGCTAAAATAGCGGGAAAAGTTTCTCCAGTTGAAGCTGCCGGATATTATCGGGGTGATGTTTTAAAGAAAAAATCCCGCAAAACTCGGGGAAGTAAAATATATCGAATGGCTTTTGCAAATATCGGAAGGAATAAAGCAAAAACATTGTTTATTTTACTTTCATTGTCGTTTTCCGTTTTATTGTTCTATACGGTTTTTACATTGGTAAAAGGTATGGACAGCGAAAAATATTTAAATAGAGAAATATGTGCAGATTTTATAGTCGGCTCTTCATCTTATTTTAGATTTCAACCTAATGATCGCAACAGTCTGGATCAATCTTTGATAGAATACATAAAAAAGAATACGGAACAAAGTATTCAAGGCTGCAGTTATGTGATGTCCGATTCCCTATTATCCGATTGCCGTATTGATAAAGATTGCCATATTATAATACAGGGCTTGGATACGGATTTATTTTCAAAACTAACCGTTGTGGAAGGGGATCTTTTTTCTTTGGAACAAGGCCGTGAAAATATGATAGCCATTGTCGCATATCAAGACGATTACGGAAATATTGTAGGTGAGTATCCCAAGATAGGAGATGTAGTGACTGTCAATTATAAGAATACAAACTCCGAACATACGGTTATGTATAAAATAGCCGCTATTGTAAAAATGCCTTACTCTATGGGAACACGCTTTAAAATCCGCAATTCATATAAGGCGGTACTCCATGCCGACGTTTTGAGGAAGGACAGCGGAAGTGAATTACAGCCTCTGTTTTATCTTTTTGATGTTTTTGATAAGGACTCCGAATTAAAGACTGAAGCCTTTTTAAACTGGTTATCGAAAAATGTACATTCCGATATACTGTATGAAAGCAAAACCCTTGCAAGAAAAAAATTTAATGAGTTTAAGTCCGTGTTTTTTATTTTAGGAAATTGTCTTTGTTTTGTTGTAGGACTTATCGGCGTTTTAAATTTTTTTAACGGACTTATGACAAGTATTTTATCGCGGCGCAAAGAACTTGCGGTTTTGCAAGCTGTAGGAATGACCGGAAGACAATTAAAACGCCTTCTTATTTATGAAAGTTTGTATATGTGTACCGGGATATTTATATTTTCAAGTTGTTTTATTTTATGCGTTGCTCCGATTTTCGGCAATCTTATGCAAAAAATATTTTGGTTTTTTACATATAAGTTTTCACCGGCGCCCTTGTATATACTGATTCCGATATTCGGCATAATGGGTGTTATATTACCCTGCATTATTTACAGCTACATACGTAAAAAAACTATCGTTGAAAGACTGCGAGATATATAA
- a CDS encoding GNAT family N-acetyltransferase, producing the protein MKTYINKTNHPTPDSIEFKEVTPDNWRIINSLSIKKEQKNFAASNVTILARAFAYRKENAKVFAVYYSDEPVGLIMQRDWIDGEKTICIMDQFMIDKKSQGKGLGKAALQKWLSMIEAEKKYPCIQLCYVEGDIPAKHLYENFGFYEIGKEEDEIIMQKDIEK; encoded by the coding sequence ATGAAGACATATATAAACAAAACTAATCATCCGACACCCGATAGCATCGAATTTAAAGAGGTTACTCCCGATAATTGGAGAATAATCAATTCTCTTTCCATAAAAAAAGAACAAAAAAATTTTGCAGCTTCGAATGTTACCATCCTTGCAAGAGCCTTTGCTTACAGAAAAGAAAATGCAAAAGTTTTCGCCGTATATTATTCGGATGAACCTGTAGGCCTTATAATGCAGAGAGATTGGATTGACGGTGAAAAAACGATCTGCATTATGGATCAGTTTATGATAGATAAAAAAAGTCAAGGAAAGGGTTTAGGAAAAGCAGCTTTACAAAAATGGCTTTCGATGATAGAAGCCGAAAAAAAATATCCATGTATTCAGCTTTGTTATGTTGAAGGCGATATACCGGCGAAACACCTCTATGAAAATTTCGGTTTTTATGAAATCGGCAAAGAAGAAGATGAGATTATAATGCAGAAGGATATTGAAAAATAG
- a CDS encoding immunity 26/phosphotriesterase HocA family protein: MSKKFILTNEQRKYLGLNPIEAHWEVMDIKGSLYYFDGDTIKKEISASDYEGEAFYYKENELDVETGENRTIVLPKTAKGKPKKLNFTATQSFKGIGVYFSFGSGHVLIGNYTTQKTYYSENLKESKASALNSWIEKWIKETSKEDLTDLENFKNEKRAHQKYKEGDIFAFKIGRRQYGFGKILIDIVKLRKNPEFKKNKNYGLNNLMGTALIVKVYHKISTGININLDELEQCPSLPAQPIMDNNIYYGEYKIIGNKKVTYQDLNDAPISTSKSINHQDKDIAYLQYGLIYKEMSLKEYALYKDEEWYHKNYRAESIGFSLNIEKLEECIKAKSNAPLYPATGGGLNNPANKKDKNSIFKAFGMDGDLDYEGNLKLSKEK; the protein is encoded by the coding sequence ATGTCTAAAAAATTTATCTTAACCAACGAACAAAGAAAGTATCTGGGTCTAAATCCGATTGAGGCTCACTGGGAAGTAATGGATATAAAAGGCAGCCTATATTATTTTGACGGAGATACTATCAAAAAAGAAATTTCCGCATCGGACTATGAGGGAGAAGCTTTTTACTATAAAGAAAACGAGCTTGATGTTGAAACGGGAGAAAACAGAACCATTGTGCTTCCCAAGACGGCAAAAGGAAAGCCGAAAAAATTAAACTTTACGGCAACTCAATCATTTAAAGGAATCGGAGTGTATTTTTCATTCGGAAGCGGACATGTGCTTATCGGAAACTACACCACACAAAAAACCTACTATTCGGAAAACTTAAAAGAAAGCAAGGCTTCGGCTCTCAATTCTTGGATTGAAAAATGGATAAAGGAAACATCAAAAGAAGATTTAACCGATTTGGAAAATTTTAAAAACGAAAAAAGAGCTCACCAAAAATATAAAGAAGGAGATATCTTTGCTTTTAAAATAGGAAGACGGCAATACGGTTTCGGAAAAATTTTAATCGATATTGTTAAGTTAAGAAAAAATCCGGAATTTAAAAAGAATAAAAACTACGGTCTTAACAACCTCATGGGAACCGCTTTAATTGTAAAGGTCTACCATAAAATCAGCACCGGCATAAACATCAATCTTGACGAATTGGAACAATGCCCTTCCCTCCCCGCACAGCCCATCATGGATAACAATATCTATTACGGCGAATACAAAATTATCGGAAACAAAAAAGTTACTTACCAAGACTTAAATGACGCTCCAATATCGACAAGCAAGAGTATAAATCATCAAGACAAGGATATTGCCTATCTCCAATACGGCTTGATATATAAAGAAATGTCTTTAAAAGAATACGCTCTATACAAAGACGAAGAATGGTATCATAAAAATTACCGGGCAGAATCAATAGGCTTTTCTTTAAACATAGAAAAATTGGAAGAATGTATAAAAGCAAAATCAAACGCCCCCCTTTATCCTGCAACCGGCGGCGGCCTAAATAATCCCGCCAACAAAAAAGATAAGAATTCAATTTTCAAAGCTTTCGGTATGGACGGCGATCTGGACTATGAGGGGAATTTAAAACTATCAAAGGAAAAGTAA
- a CDS encoding ABC transporter ATP-binding protein, whose product MLEIKNLTKIYHKNRIAVNNINLKVSQGDIYGFIGTNGSGKTSTIKSIVGIHDFTGEIYVNGISIKDNPVEFKKNIAYIPDNPDIYEYLTGRQYINFIADLYRVSINERIQKTKSFSEIFEMSSFLDNTISSYSHGMKQKIVIIAALIHSPKLLILDEPFVGLDPKACYLLKKEMKILVESGNAIFFSTHVLEVAEKLCNKIGIINKGRLIVQGNVNTVLSKTDSLEEYFMDIIKNEKYNNTF is encoded by the coding sequence ATGTTGGAAATTAAGAATTTAACAAAAATCTATCATAAAAACCGCATTGCAGTAAATAATATAAACTTAAAAGTTTCTCAAGGCGATATTTATGGTTTTATAGGGACAAACGGCTCCGGGAAAACATCAACAATTAAATCCATTGTAGGAATTCATGATTTTACAGGAGAAATATATGTTAATGGAATTTCCATAAAAGATAATCCTGTAGAATTTAAAAAAAATATCGCATATATACCCGATAATCCCGATATATATGAATATCTTACAGGGCGGCAATATATCAATTTTATAGCAGATTTGTATAGAGTATCTATAAATGAGCGGATACAAAAAACAAAATCATTCAGTGAAATATTTGAAATGAGCTCATTTTTAGATAATACAATATCTTCATATTCTCACGGAATGAAACAAAAAATTGTAATTATTGCAGCCCTTATCCATTCACCAAAATTATTAATACTGGATGAACCCTTTGTAGGCTTGGATCCAAAAGCTTGTTATCTTTTAAAAAAAGAAATGAAAATATTAGTAGAAAGCGGAAATGCAATATTCTTCTCTACACATGTTTTAGAAGTTGCAGAAAAACTATGTAACAAGATAGGAATAATAAATAAGGGCAGATTAATTGTGCAAGGAAACGTAAACACTGTTTTGAGCAAGACCGATTCATTAGAAGAGTATTTTATGGATATTATTAAAAATGAAAAATATAATAATACTTTTTAA
- a CDS encoding DUF1648 domain-containing protein has product MSNLSDKKHLIIGSLLCLATTVIFIVFGSKLPETVPVHWDSAGNVNGTIEKVYLTFGAPFAYFLINLIGFIKFQNQKGNAWKYYIIPVSAIIISFLVIFLAIL; this is encoded by the coding sequence ATGAGTAATTTATCCGACAAAAAGCATTTGATTATCGGAAGTTTATTATGTTTAGCTACAACGGTTATTTTTATAGTCTTTGGAAGCAAACTCCCGGAAACGGTTCCCGTACACTGGGATTCAGCAGGAAATGTAAACGGCACCATCGAAAAGGTATATCTGACATTCGGAGCACCGTTTGCGTATTTTCTTATAAACCTTATCGGATTTATAAAATTTCAAAATCAAAAGGGAAACGCGTGGAAGTACTATATCATACCGGTATCTGCTATTATAATCAGCTTCCTAGTTATTTTCTTGGCAATTTTATAA